A window of the Paenibacillus woosongensis genome harbors these coding sequences:
- a CDS encoding Ig-like domain-containing protein: MLSKWLVMMLVVGIMPLFPVHQLPVARAVSQITIDSHSDGAQVEAGQVIISGHYTDVYDIKLIVNGREQLDTHMNNLSGTETGTWHAELDTSRYHGEINLVARGLDSVTRYGVTTPVKRIEVDNQGSSPPLVRIDQPLDGSLVEGQISVALSVYALNPVQTVEVRLNGGSWNAASVSGENYEYMWDADSAPNRTSSIEARAIDQFGNVGRSLTVYVKNGEVIPEEMVLERQDRAIWIWEKAAYNLFLNPGSRSALKAFADDTDTFGSDSVTTFYLGVFPYEGIDILEDEPGKVREFVAWAHDNGFKVHACIAGGTVPPYFGALTPYHELAIREMEKVINYNLSSAANEQFDGVNVDIEPYILPDFRLQKPSVQLQYLDIMEQLIARRDTAGIALPFGPAIPRWFDSNDPAKDITWNGQTKWLSEHIQDMSDYITIMDYRDSAEGSAGIIAHAQGEIDYANLIGKPNSVVIGVETLDIANSGDPETITFREEGRAYMESELDKVYAWFSGNPAFGGIAMHHYDSIRWLPSAWGPGAVKWTVTPEDVNPPTAVSEQPSAEAFDYQSIILRYGRAFDDSDIEEYVIYRSTEPDFEPDSTNMAGQSRNLTYKDRGLLPDTTYYYKIAAKDISGNVGPASEVASATTSSSSLRPMIISGMNIVREGTRSKVTLKVCDYETGEQIVARVYGRFTFNGGKYVELAPDASGMLYAHSEALPDAAGEVGFWPQRVLSGDYYWASAYDHPRSTTVTVSWPTP; the protein is encoded by the coding sequence TTGCTATCCAAATGGCTGGTCATGATGCTCGTCGTCGGTATTATGCCGTTGTTCCCCGTTCATCAGCTTCCGGTAGCCCGGGCCGTTTCGCAAATCACGATCGATTCCCATAGCGATGGGGCCCAAGTAGAAGCAGGCCAGGTCATCATTTCCGGGCATTATACGGACGTCTACGATATCAAGCTGATCGTGAACGGGCGGGAACAGCTCGATACGCACATGAACAATTTGAGCGGAACCGAGACAGGCACATGGCATGCCGAGCTGGACACCAGCCGGTACCACGGCGAAATCAATCTCGTCGCGCGTGGACTGGACAGCGTTACCAGATACGGAGTAACAACCCCGGTCAAACGGATCGAGGTGGATAATCAAGGCTCCTCCCCTCCCCTTGTACGCATTGATCAGCCGCTTGACGGCTCCCTCGTCGAAGGACAAATATCCGTAGCCTTATCCGTCTATGCTTTAAATCCTGTGCAAACCGTTGAAGTCAGGTTGAACGGCGGTTCATGGAATGCCGCGAGCGTTTCCGGGGAGAACTACGAGTATATGTGGGATGCCGATTCGGCTCCAAACCGAACCTCAAGCATCGAGGCCAGAGCAATCGACCAATTCGGGAATGTCGGCCGTAGCTTGACCGTATACGTAAAGAACGGCGAAGTGATTCCGGAAGAGATGGTTTTGGAACGGCAGGACCGGGCCATATGGATTTGGGAAAAAGCCGCCTATAATTTATTCCTCAACCCAGGATCGCGCAGCGCTCTTAAGGCTTTTGCAGACGATACGGATACCTTCGGCTCCGACTCGGTAACGACCTTCTACCTGGGTGTATTCCCATACGAAGGCATCGACATCCTGGAGGATGAACCCGGCAAAGTAAGGGAATTCGTAGCTTGGGCCCACGATAACGGCTTTAAAGTCCATGCCTGCATCGCCGGTGGTACGGTCCCCCCCTATTTCGGAGCATTAACCCCCTATCACGAGCTGGCGATCCGTGAAATGGAAAAGGTCATTAACTACAACCTGTCGTCAGCTGCTAACGAGCAATTCGACGGCGTAAACGTAGACATCGAACCGTATATCCTGCCGGACTTCAGATTGCAAAAGCCCTCGGTTCAGCTTCAGTATCTCGATATTATGGAACAGCTAATAGCTCGCAGAGATACTGCTGGGATCGCCTTGCCGTTCGGCCCAGCCATCCCCAGATGGTTTGACAGCAACGACCCGGCCAAAGATATTACGTGGAACGGACAAACGAAATGGCTGTCTGAGCATATTCAGGACATGAGCGATTATATTACAATCATGGACTATCGCGATAGCGCTGAAGGCAGCGCCGGAATCATCGCCCATGCTCAAGGCGAAATCGATTATGCCAATTTGATTGGCAAGCCGAATTCGGTCGTGATTGGTGTCGAAACGCTCGATATTGCCAACAGCGGAGACCCGGAAACCATTACCTTCCGGGAGGAGGGCCGGGCATATATGGAGAGCGAGCTGGATAAGGTCTATGCCTGGTTCAGCGGGAATCCCGCCTTCGGAGGCATCGCCATGCATCATTATGATTCGATTCGCTGGCTGCCTTCAGCTTGGGGGCCAGGCGCAGTAAAGTGGACGGTAACGCCTGAAGATGTGAATCCGCCGACCGCCGTGAGCGAACAGCCATCTGCCGAAGCCTTCGACTACCAGAGCATTATTCTCCGATACGGCAGGGCATTCGACGATTCGGATATTGAGGAATACGTCATTTACCGCAGCACTGAGCCCGATTTCGAACCTGACTCCACCAACATGGCTGGCCAGTCCCGCAACCTGACCTATAAAGACCGCGGCCTGCTGCCTGATACGACATACTATTACAAGATTGCGGCCAAAGACATTAGCGGCAACGTCGGTCCCGCTTCCGAAGTCGCTTCGGCCACGACCTCCAGCTCAAGCCTCCGCCCGATGATCATTAGCGGAATGAATATCGTCCGCGAGGGTACGCGTTCGAAGGTAACGCTAAAAGTATGCGATTACGAAACGGGTGAACAAATCGTCGCCAGAGTTTACGGGCGCTTCACCTTTAATGGAGGCAAATACGTCGAACTAGCGCCTGATGCAAGCGGTATGCTGTACGCCCATTCGGAAGCATTGCCTGACGCCGCCGGAGAAGTCGGCTTCTGGCCGCAGCGAGTTCTATCGGGCGACTACTACTGGGCAAGCGCTTACGATCACCCGCGATCCACTACAGTGACCGTAAGCTGGCCCACTCCGTAA